From a region of the Streptomyces sp. NBC_01454 genome:
- the pdxH gene encoding pyridoxamine 5'-phosphate oxidase, producing the protein MLQDEAVHPADASHAENPDPSSMRAHYRAEGLAESDLAAGPYDQFARWFKDATVAGLHEPNAMVVSTADAAGRPSSRTVLLKAFDDRGFVFFTNYNSRKGRELAENPAISLLFPWHPLARQVVVTGTAERIGRDETAAYFRTRPHGSQLGAWASDQSAPVASRAELEGAYEELAARYPEGEQVPAPPHWGGYRIAAATVEFWQGRLNRLHDRLRYVAEPGGWRVERLAP; encoded by the coding sequence ATGTTGCAAGATGAGGCCGTGCACCCAGCCGACGCGTCTCATGCCGAGAACCCCGACCCCTCCTCCATGCGTGCGCACTACCGCGCCGAGGGACTCGCCGAGTCCGATCTCGCCGCCGGCCCCTACGACCAGTTCGCCCGCTGGTTCAAGGACGCGACCGTGGCCGGGCTGCACGAGCCGAACGCGATGGTCGTCTCGACCGCGGACGCCGCCGGCCGGCCCAGCTCGCGGACCGTGCTCCTCAAGGCGTTCGACGACCGCGGCTTCGTGTTCTTCACCAATTACAACAGCCGCAAGGGGCGTGAACTCGCCGAAAATCCCGCCATTTCGCTGCTGTTCCCCTGGCACCCCCTCGCCCGCCAGGTCGTGGTGACCGGCACCGCGGAACGCATCGGCCGGGACGAGACCGCGGCCTACTTCCGCACCCGCCCGCACGGCTCCCAGCTGGGCGCCTGGGCCAGCGACCAGTCCGCTCCGGTCGCCTCGCGCGCGGAACTGGAGGGCGCCTACGAGGAATTGGCGGCCCGCTATCCGGAGGGTGAGCAGGTGCCCGCGCCGCCACACTGGGGCGGCTACCGGATCGCCGCCGCGACGGTCGAATTCTGGCAGGGCCGGCTCAACCGGCTGCACGACCGGCTGCGGTACGTCGCCGAGCCCGGCGGCTGGCGAGTGGAGCGGCTGGCCCCCTGA
- a CDS encoding SIS domain-containing protein yields MAESDRSDRLAGNYFDAAIDLLRQVRDAEGDRITAAGTLLADAVAAGGRIFSFGAGHSSLPAQDTVYRAGGLAVMNLLSVPGVVGVDVRPAMLGSALERVDGLAAAVLDTSPLEAGDVLVIISLSGRNPLPVEMAVNARALGIKVIGVTSVAYADATRSRHASGSFLKDHCDLVLDSRIPLGDAELTLPGIDAPFAPASTVVTSAIMQAMVATAAGTLAERGIDPPLLRSGNVDGGHDWNASVMGAYADRIFYRQ; encoded by the coding sequence ATGGCGGAGAGCGACCGGAGCGACCGGCTGGCCGGGAACTACTTCGACGCCGCGATCGACCTGCTGCGACAGGTCCGCGACGCGGAGGGCGACCGGATCACCGCGGCCGGGACGCTGCTCGCGGACGCCGTCGCGGCGGGCGGGCGGATCTTCTCCTTCGGCGCCGGCCACTCCTCGCTCCCCGCTCAGGACACGGTCTACCGCGCGGGCGGCTTGGCCGTCATGAATCTGCTGTCGGTCCCGGGTGTGGTGGGCGTGGACGTGCGGCCGGCGATGCTCGGCAGCGCGCTGGAGCGGGTCGACGGGCTGGCCGCGGCGGTCCTGGACACCAGCCCCCTGGAGGCGGGCGATGTGCTGGTGATCATCTCGCTGTCCGGGCGCAACCCGCTGCCCGTGGAGATGGCGGTCAACGCCCGCGCCCTGGGGATCAAGGTCATCGGCGTGACGTCCGTGGCGTACGCGGACGCCACCAGGTCCCGGCACGCCTCCGGCAGCTTCCTCAAGGACCACTGCGACCTCGTGCTGGACAGCCGGATCCCGCTCGGCGACGCGGAGCTGACGCTGCCCGGCATCGACGCGCCGTTCGCCCCCGCCTCCACCGTCGTCACCAGCGCGATCATGCAGGCCATGGTGGCCACGGCCGCCGGCACCCTCGCCGAGCGGGGCATCGACCCGCCGCTGCTGCGCTCCGGGAACGTCGACGGCGGCCACGACTGGAACGCCTCCGTGATGGGCGCCTACGCGGACCGGATCTTCTACCGGCAGTGA
- a CDS encoding enoyl-CoA hydratase family protein produces the protein MTDASATPLVLRSHERGITTLTLDSPHNRNALSTRLVGELHQALADAAADHGTRAVVLTHTGGTFCAGADLSEATSGAATDGPLGLARLLRGIVALPKPVVARVTGHVRAGGLGLLGACDISAAGPGATFAFTEARLGLAPAVISLPLLPRLDPRAAGRYYLTGETFEAAEAARIGLVTLAADDVDSGLAPVLDGLRKGSPQGLAESKKLVTAQVLDTFDRDTEALAAQSVRLFGSAEAREGMTAFLERRAPAWAR, from the coding sequence ATGACCGACGCCTCCGCGACACCCCTGGTGCTGCGCTCCCACGAGCGCGGCATCACCACCCTGACCCTGGACTCCCCGCACAACCGCAACGCACTCTCCACCCGCCTGGTGGGCGAACTGCACCAGGCCCTCGCGGACGCCGCGGCCGACCACGGGACCCGCGCCGTCGTCCTCACGCACACCGGCGGCACCTTCTGCGCCGGTGCCGACCTCTCCGAGGCCACCTCGGGCGCGGCCACGGACGGGCCGCTGGGCCTGGCCCGGCTGCTGCGCGGCATCGTGGCGCTGCCCAAACCGGTCGTCGCCCGGGTCACCGGACACGTCCGGGCCGGCGGCCTGGGCCTGCTCGGCGCCTGCGACATCTCCGCGGCCGGACCGGGCGCCACCTTCGCCTTCACCGAGGCCCGCCTCGGCCTCGCCCCCGCCGTCATCTCCCTGCCGCTGCTGCCGCGCCTGGACCCGCGCGCCGCGGGCCGCTACTACCTGACCGGCGAGACGTTCGAGGCGGCCGAGGCGGCCCGGATCGGCCTGGTCACCCTCGCCGCCGACGACGTCGACAGCGGCCTGGCGCCCGTGCTGGACGGGCTGCGCAAGGGCTCGCCGCAGGGCCTGGCCGAGTCGAAGAAGCTGGTCACCGCCCAGGTGCTGGACACCTTCGACCGGGACACCGAGGCGCTCGCCGCACAGTCCGTGCGGCTCTTCGGCTCCGCCGAGGCCCGCGAGGGCATGACCGCCTTCCTGGAGCGACGGGCCCCCGCATGGGCGCGCTGA
- a CDS encoding alpha/beta fold hydrolase produces MVRRIDVAGAGGVRLAAWEFSDPPKSGSGLEEPERRPGVLLLHGLMGRASHWAGTARRLSARHRPVALDQRGHGRSEKPAVGPYDRGAYVDDAIAAVEQLGLAPVALVGHAMGALTAWQLASRRPDLVSALVICDMRASALGAASQREWTEWFRSWPMPFATLADVRKWFGEDDPTLERPRPARGEYFAEVMAERADGWRPVFSRRQMLTARETWVHDAHWEELAQVSCPALVVRGLDAELGRAEAQEMVRVLPRGAYAEIPDAGHLLPWEQPDAWYAAIEPFLHTATMPG; encoded by the coding sequence ATGGTGCGACGCATCGATGTAGCAGGGGCCGGCGGCGTGCGTCTCGCCGCTTGGGAGTTCTCCGACCCGCCCAAGAGCGGCAGCGGTCTGGAGGAGCCGGAGCGGCGTCCCGGTGTGCTGCTGCTCCATGGGCTGATGGGACGCGCCTCGCACTGGGCCGGCACCGCACGCCGGCTGAGCGCCCGTCACCGCCCGGTCGCGCTGGACCAGCGGGGCCACGGCCGCAGCGAGAAGCCCGCCGTGGGGCCGTATGACCGCGGGGCGTATGTCGACGATGCCATCGCCGCCGTCGAGCAGCTCGGCCTCGCCCCCGTCGCTCTGGTGGGGCATGCCATGGGTGCCCTGACGGCATGGCAGTTAGCGTCCCGGAGACCGGATCTGGTCAGCGCGCTGGTCATCTGCGACATGCGGGCGTCGGCGCTGGGCGCGGCCTCGCAGCGGGAATGGACCGAGTGGTTCCGCTCCTGGCCGATGCCGTTCGCGACCCTCGCCGATGTCCGCAAGTGGTTCGGTGAGGACGATCCGACCCTGGAGCGGCCCCGGCCGGCCCGTGGCGAGTATTTCGCCGAGGTGATGGCCGAGCGCGCCGACGGCTGGCGCCCCGTCTTCTCCCGCCGCCAGATGCTCACCGCCCGTGAGACCTGGGTCCATGACGCCCACTGGGAGGAGCTCGCCCAGGTGTCCTGCCCGGCCCTCGTCGTCCGCGGCCTCGACGCCGAACTGGGCCGCGCCGAAGCCCAGGAGATGGTCCGGGTACTGCCACGCGGCGCCTACGCCGAAATCCCCGACGCCGGGCATCTGCTCCCCTGGGAACAACCCGACGCCTGGTACGCCGCCATCGAACCGTTTCTCCACACGGCCACGATGCCGGGCTGA
- a CDS encoding metal-dependent transcriptional regulator has translation MSGLIDTTEMYLRTVLELEEEGVVPMRARIAERLEQSGPTVSQTVARMERDGLLTVAGDRHLELTEEGRQLATRVMRKHRLAECLLVDVIGLEWEQVHAEACRWEHVMSEAVERRVLELLRHPTESPYGNPIPGLAELGEKSEVDPFLDAGMVSLMDLDAGADGKTAVVRRIGEPIQADAQLMYTLRRAGVQPGAVVSVTESPAGVLVGSSGEAAELGAEIASHVFVAKR, from the coding sequence ATGTCAGGACTGATCGACACCACGGAGATGTATCTCCGCACCGTCCTCGAGCTGGAAGAGGAAGGTGTGGTGCCCATGCGCGCACGCATCGCGGAGCGCCTCGAACAGAGCGGCCCGACGGTGAGCCAGACCGTGGCACGCATGGAGCGGGACGGGCTGCTGACGGTCGCGGGCGACCGTCATCTGGAGCTCACGGAAGAGGGCCGGCAGCTGGCGACCCGGGTGATGCGCAAGCACCGCCTGGCCGAGTGCCTGCTCGTCGACGTCATCGGCCTCGAATGGGAGCAGGTGCACGCCGAGGCCTGCCGCTGGGAGCACGTCATGAGCGAGGCGGTCGAGCGCCGCGTCCTGGAGCTGCTGCGGCACCCGACGGAGTCCCCGTACGGCAACCCCATCCCCGGGCTGGCAGAGCTGGGCGAGAAGTCCGAGGTCGACCCGTTCCTCGACGCCGGCATGGTGAGCCTGATGGACCTGGACGCCGGGGCCGACGGCAAGACGGCCGTGGTGCGCCGGATCGGCGAGCCCATCCAGGCCGACGCCCAGCTGATGTACACCCTGCGCCGGGCCGGTGTGCAGCCGGGCGCGGTGGTGAGCGTGACCGAGTCGCCGGCCGGGGTGCTGGTCGGCAGCAGCGGTGAGGCCGCCGAGCTGGGCGCCGAGATCGCCTCGCATGTCTTTGTCGCCAAGCGTTGA
- a CDS encoding ABC transporter ATP-binding protein — MTGPPAVRIQGLWKKFGEQTAVHGIDLTLPAGRFIGLVGPNGAGKTTTLSMVTGLLRPDAGKVEIGGHDVWQDPVSVKSRIGVLPEGLRLFERLSGRELLGYIGRLRGLPGDEVDKRAGQLLEVLGLSGAQHKLVVDYSTGMRKKIGLAAALLHNPEILFLDEPFEGVDPVSAQTIRGVLERYTASGATVIFSSHVMELVESLCDWVAVLAAGRIRADGPLAEVRGAAPSLQDAFLELVGAQGRGAGVDLDWLGGGRAR; from the coding sequence GTGACCGGCCCGCCGGCCGTCCGCATCCAGGGCCTGTGGAAGAAGTTCGGCGAGCAGACCGCCGTCCACGGCATCGACCTGACGCTGCCGGCCGGCCGCTTCATCGGCCTGGTCGGCCCCAACGGCGCCGGCAAGACCACCACCCTGTCCATGGTGACCGGCCTGCTGCGGCCGGACGCGGGGAAGGTCGAGATCGGCGGGCACGACGTCTGGCAGGACCCGGTGTCGGTCAAGTCCCGGATCGGGGTGCTGCCCGAGGGGCTGCGGCTCTTCGAGCGGCTGTCGGGACGCGAACTCCTCGGCTACATAGGCCGGTTGCGCGGCCTGCCGGGCGACGAGGTCGACAAGCGCGCCGGGCAGCTGCTGGAGGTGCTCGGGCTGTCGGGCGCCCAGCACAAGTTGGTGGTGGACTACTCCACCGGCATGCGCAAGAAGATCGGGCTGGCGGCCGCGCTGCTGCACAACCCCGAGATCCTCTTCCTCGACGAGCCCTTCGAGGGCGTCGACCCGGTGTCGGCGCAGACCATCCGCGGCGTCCTGGAGCGCTACACCGCCTCCGGCGCCACCGTGATCTTCTCCAGCCATGTGATGGAGCTGGTCGAGTCGCTGTGCGACTGGGTCGCGGTGCTGGCCGCCGGGCGGATCCGGGCCGACGGCCCGCTCGCCGAGGTACGCGGCGCGGCGCCCTCGCTGCAGGACGCGTTCCTCGAACTCGTCGGCGCGCAGGGCCGCGGCGCGGGCGTGGACCTCGACTGGCTGGGCGGTGGCCGCGCCCGATGA
- a CDS encoding transporter: MSTESAAAARPAAAPSLTAVFVRLKLSLLRNGLRQSTGRTLAYVASILVGLLFAAGVVLGLSALRGNPHAGALAVLLTGILTVGWAVMPLFFPGGDETLDPTRLVMLPLRPRPLIVSLLMTSLVGIGPVVTLALATGAVIAVAHGAVATVVGVVAAVLVLLVCVALARAIATASVRLLTSRRGRDLAVLGGLFVALGGQGVNIAAQRLGRPDGLSVLEPLGEVLRWVPPASAIGAVDDAGHGAYGRALAGLALTALALALLLWWWQRTLTTLMTSPDSSTLQALEKGGARRSGTGERGLARLLPDGRTGTVMLRSLRYAWRDPKSKMAWATALGVGLLVPIATSAQGNGSIYTAFSASALLGAQMYNQFGQDTSAFWMVASTIATSRDAYQELRARAVTLALVAVPYVTLVVIGAAALIGPWSDFMEVYGLSLAVLGALLATGAVSSALFPYSIPSESNKSVAPGQGAIAWFSLFGGVLVAAVLCSPLLGLTIWLHVAGLHQLLWVLLPAGALYGTGLAELGLRVAAPRVTARLPEILAAVSKG, translated from the coding sequence ATGAGCACCGAATCCGCCGCGGCCGCCCGCCCCGCCGCCGCACCGTCCCTGACCGCCGTCTTCGTACGGCTGAAGCTGTCGCTGCTGCGCAACGGGCTGCGCCAGTCGACCGGGCGCACCCTGGCGTATGTCGCCTCCATCCTCGTCGGGCTGCTGTTCGCCGCCGGGGTGGTGCTGGGGCTGAGCGCGCTGCGCGGCAACCCGCACGCCGGTGCGCTGGCCGTGCTGCTCACCGGGATCCTCACCGTGGGCTGGGCGGTGATGCCGCTGTTCTTCCCCGGTGGCGACGAGACGCTCGATCCGACCCGGCTGGTCATGCTGCCGCTGCGACCGCGGCCGCTGATCGTCTCGCTGCTGATGACCTCGCTCGTCGGCATCGGCCCGGTGGTCACTCTCGCGCTGGCGACGGGTGCGGTGATCGCGGTCGCCCACGGTGCGGTCGCCACGGTCGTGGGGGTCGTGGCCGCCGTCCTGGTGCTGTTGGTGTGCGTGGCGCTGGCGCGGGCCATCGCCACCGCCTCGGTCCGCCTGCTGACCAGCCGCCGCGGCCGCGATCTCGCCGTGCTGGGCGGGCTGTTCGTCGCGCTCGGCGGGCAGGGCGTCAACATCGCCGCCCAGCGGCTGGGCCGGCCGGACGGCTTGTCCGTACTGGAACCGCTGGGCGAGGTGCTGCGCTGGGTGCCGCCGGCCTCCGCGATCGGCGCGGTCGACGACGCCGGGCACGGGGCGTACGGGCGGGCACTGGCCGGTCTGGCACTGACGGCGCTGGCGCTCGCCCTGCTGCTGTGGTGGTGGCAGCGCACCCTGACGACCCTGATGACCTCCCCGGACTCCTCCACTCTCCAGGCGCTGGAGAAGGGCGGGGCCCGCCGGTCCGGCACCGGGGAGCGCGGGCTCGCGCGGCTGCTGCCGGACGGCCGTACCGGCACCGTCATGCTGCGCTCCCTGCGCTACGCCTGGCGCGACCCCAAGTCGAAGATGGCCTGGGCCACCGCGCTCGGCGTCGGCCTGCTGGTTCCGATCGCCACTTCCGCGCAGGGCAACGGCAGCATCTACACCGCCTTCTCGGCGTCCGCGCTGCTCGGCGCGCAGATGTACAACCAGTTCGGGCAGGACACCTCGGCGTTCTGGATGGTCGCCTCGACGATCGCCACGTCCCGGGACGCGTATCAGGAGCTGCGGGCCCGTGCGGTGACGCTGGCGCTGGTGGCCGTCCCATACGTCACGCTGGTCGTCATCGGCGCCGCGGCGCTGATCGGGCCGTGGTCGGACTTCATGGAGGTCTACGGGCTCTCGCTGGCCGTGCTCGGCGCGCTGCTGGCCACCGGCGCGGTGTCCTCCGCGCTGTTCCCGTATTCGATCCCCTCGGAGAGCAACAAGAGCGTCGCGCCGGGACAGGGCGCGATCGCCTGGTTCAGCCTCTTCGGCGGCGTCCTGGTCGCCGCGGTGCTGTGCAGCCCGCTGCTGGGTCTGACCATCTGGCTGCATGTGGCGGGCCTGCACCAGCTCCTGTGGGTACTGCTGCCGGCCGGAGCCCTCTACGGCACGGGACTCGCCGAGCTGGGCCTGCGAGTGGCGGCCCCCCGGGTGACGGCACGACTGCCGGAAATCCTGGCGGCGGTCAGCAAGGGCTGA
- a CDS encoding TetR/AcrR family transcriptional regulator codes for MGALTPARGPKQPQQERSRATRLKLLEAAVSCLAERGWSGSTVSVVAERAGVSRGAAQHHFRTREDLFTAAVEHVAEKRQSAVKAVAHNLPPAGSVARTWIIVEELVGLYTGPLFRAALHLWVAASDEEQLRERVTALEAKVGREAHRTAVTLLDADETVPGVRETVQGLLDMARGLGLANLLTDDSARRDRVVEQWAKIIDGMLNPADQGRLGKC; via the coding sequence ATGGGCGCGCTGACCCCCGCCCGCGGCCCCAAGCAGCCCCAGCAGGAACGCAGCCGCGCCACCCGCCTCAAACTGCTGGAGGCCGCCGTCTCCTGCCTGGCCGAGCGCGGCTGGAGCGGCAGCACGGTCTCCGTGGTCGCCGAACGCGCGGGCGTCTCCCGGGGCGCCGCCCAGCACCACTTCCGCACCCGCGAGGACCTCTTCACCGCGGCCGTCGAACACGTCGCGGAGAAACGCCAGAGCGCCGTCAAGGCCGTCGCCCACAACCTCCCGCCGGCCGGCTCCGTCGCCCGCACCTGGATCATCGTCGAGGAACTCGTCGGCCTCTACACAGGCCCGCTGTTCCGCGCCGCGCTCCACCTGTGGGTGGCCGCCTCCGACGAGGAACAACTACGCGAACGGGTCACCGCCCTGGAAGCGAAGGTCGGCCGGGAGGCCCACCGCACGGCGGTAACCCTCCTGGACGCCGACGAAACGGTGCCCGGCGTCCGCGAGACGGTCCAGGGCCTCCTCGACATGGCCCGCGGCCTGGGCCTCGCCAACCTCCTGACCGACGACTCCGCCCGCCGCGACCGGGTCGTCGAACAGTGGGCGAAGATCATCGACGGCATGCTGAACCCGGCGGATCAGGGCCGGTTGGGAAAGTGCTGA
- a CDS encoding citrate synthase 2 gives MSDFVPGLEGIVAFETEIAEPDKEGGALRYRGVDIEELVGHVSFGNVWGLLVDGAFNPGLPPAEPFPIPVHSGDIRVDVQSALAMLAPVWGLKPLLDIDEATARDNLARAAVMALSYVAQSARGQGLPMVPQKEIDTAETVVERFMKRWRGEPDPKHVKAVDAYWTSAAEHGMNASTFTARVIASTGADVAAALSGAVGAMSGPLHGGAPSRVLGMIEEIERTGDASAYVRKALDQGERLMGFGHRVYRAEDPRARVLRRTAKELAAPRFEVAEALEKAALEELHNRRPDRVLATNVEFWAAIVLDFAEVPAHMFTSMFTCARTAGWSAHILEQKRTGRLVRPSARYVGPGSRSPREIDGYGAIAPR, from the coding sequence ATGTCCGACTTCGTACCCGGACTCGAGGGAATCGTCGCGTTCGAGACGGAGATCGCCGAACCGGATAAGGAAGGCGGTGCCCTTCGCTATCGCGGGGTCGACATCGAAGAGCTCGTCGGTCACGTGTCCTTCGGCAACGTCTGGGGGCTGCTGGTGGACGGGGCGTTCAACCCCGGTCTTCCGCCCGCCGAACCGTTCCCGATCCCGGTGCACTCCGGGGACATCCGGGTCGATGTGCAGTCCGCGCTCGCCATGCTGGCGCCCGTGTGGGGCCTCAAGCCGCTGCTGGACATCGACGAGGCGACGGCCCGTGACAACCTCGCCCGCGCCGCGGTGATGGCGCTGTCCTACGTCGCCCAGTCGGCGCGCGGGCAGGGCCTGCCGATGGTGCCGCAGAAGGAGATCGACACGGCGGAGACGGTCGTGGAGCGCTTCATGAAGCGCTGGCGCGGCGAGCCGGACCCCAAGCACGTCAAGGCCGTCGACGCCTATTGGACCTCGGCCGCCGAACACGGCATGAACGCCTCCACCTTCACCGCCCGGGTCATCGCCTCCACCGGCGCGGATGTGGCGGCGGCGCTCTCCGGTGCGGTCGGCGCGATGTCCGGTCCGCTGCACGGCGGCGCGCCCTCCCGCGTTCTCGGCATGATCGAGGAGATCGAGCGGACCGGCGACGCCTCCGCCTACGTCCGCAAGGCGCTGGACCAGGGCGAGCGGCTGATGGGCTTCGGCCACCGCGTCTACCGCGCCGAGGACCCGCGGGCGCGGGTGCTGCGGCGCACCGCCAAGGAGCTGGCCGCCCCGCGCTTCGAGGTCGCCGAGGCGCTGGAGAAGGCCGCACTGGAGGAGCTGCACAACCGCCGCCCGGACCGGGTGCTGGCCACGAACGTCGAGTTCTGGGCGGCGATCGTGCTGGACTTCGCGGAGGTCCCGGCGCACATGTTCACCTCGATGTTCACCTGCGCCCGCACGGCCGGCTGGAGCGCGCACATCCTGGAACAGAAGCGGACGGGCCGGCTGGTGCGGCCGTCGGCCCGGTACGTGGGGCCCGGGTCCCGGAGCCCGCGGGAGATCGACGGCTACGGAGCGATTGCGCCTCGCTGA
- a CDS encoding PAS domain-containing protein, giving the protein MDAALAAFAADGTVTHWNHEAERILGWTAAEAVGRTGLTGWAVRKEDAAGFEAALAAAMRSPGRQVHEFALLTKEGHRVLVRTQSSAVRGPGGRVMGVYCAFSKVHTQLDLERSVALAEALFEDASWGVVLIDADLRPAVVNAHAGRILGVGRTALLGRPLGELLAQGVEELEGALQHVLAEGAPPATAELWVTLRSEGAELPRRCWRSGFVRLASPLGEEPVPLGVAWLFQDVTDTKRAAQESSLLRFRARQLHRAGRAAAECPDPAEAAAVHLDFALAGFADHGLVDLATTPPPAPYGVVAENAENAENADNEAHDGAYEGGYGGGDAGTPGHAGTPGALPGGRLRLVRALASPAGAPGPAERLPPTGLPVPYAPGHPALQACERRGPVRTGAGSAAPEGWAAARHWPDGTVHGLCVVLRSRGRTLGVATFLRTPARRPFDRADADYAEEVAARIATALDLAGAAALGAPPAHCR; this is encoded by the coding sequence ATGGACGCGGCCCTGGCCGCCTTCGCCGCGGACGGCACGGTCACCCACTGGAACCACGAGGCGGAGCGCATCCTGGGCTGGACCGCCGCCGAGGCCGTCGGCCGTACGGGACTGACCGGCTGGGCGGTCCGCAAGGAGGACGCCGCCGGGTTCGAGGCCGCCCTGGCGGCCGCGATGCGCTCCCCGGGCCGCCAGGTGCACGAATTCGCCCTGCTGACCAAGGAGGGCCACCGCGTCTTGGTCCGCACCCAGTCCTCCGCGGTCCGCGGGCCCGGCGGCCGGGTCATGGGCGTGTACTGCGCCTTCAGCAAGGTGCACACCCAGCTGGACCTGGAGCGGTCCGTGGCGCTGGCCGAGGCGCTGTTCGAGGACGCGTCGTGGGGCGTGGTGCTGATCGACGCCGATCTGCGGCCCGCCGTCGTCAATGCCCACGCCGGCCGCATCCTGGGCGTGGGGCGCACGGCCCTGCTGGGACGCCCCCTCGGCGAGCTGCTGGCGCAGGGCGTCGAGGAGCTGGAGGGCGCCCTGCAGCATGTCCTCGCCGAGGGCGCCCCGCCGGCCACCGCCGAGCTGTGGGTGACGCTGCGCTCCGAGGGGGCCGAACTCCCACGCCGGTGCTGGCGCAGCGGCTTCGTCCGGCTGGCCTCCCCGCTGGGCGAGGAACCGGTGCCGCTGGGGGTGGCCTGGCTGTTCCAGGACGTCACGGACACCAAGCGCGCCGCGCAGGAGAGCTCCCTGCTGCGGTTTCGCGCACGGCAGCTCCACCGGGCGGGGCGGGCGGCCGCGGAGTGCCCGGACCCGGCCGAGGCCGCCGCCGTCCACCTCGACTTCGCCCTGGCGGGCTTCGCCGACCACGGCCTGGTCGACCTCGCCACGACACCCCCGCCCGCGCCGTACGGGGTGGTCGCCGAGAACGCCGAGAACGCCGAGAACGCCGATAACGAGGCGCACGACGGTGCGTATGAGGGCGGGTACGGCGGTGGCGACGCGGGCACGCCGGGCCACGCGGGCACGCCGGGCGCGCTGCCCGGCGGCAGGCTCCGGCTGGTGCGGGCGCTGGCCTCCCCGGCCGGGGCGCCCGGTCCCGCCGAGCGGCTTCCGCCGACCGGCCTGCCCGTGCCGTACGCGCCGGGCCATCCGGCACTCCAGGCCTGCGAGCGGCGCGGCCCGGTGCGTACCGGCGCCGGATCCGCCGCACCCGAGGGCTGGGCGGCCGCCCGTCACTGGCCGGACGGCACCGTGCACGGCCTGTGTGTGGTGCTCCGCAGCCGCGGCCGCACCCTGGGCGTCGCGACCTTTCTGCGGACCCCCGCGCGCCGCCCCTTCGACCGGGCGGACGCGGACTACGCGGAGGAGGTGGCGGCGCGGATCGCCACCGCCCTCGACCTCGCGGGCGCCGCGGCGCTCGGCGCGCCCCCGGCTCACTGCCGGTAG
- a CDS encoding RidA family protein, giving the protein MSNARVVHSPDAPDNTGINAGNFSQAARVGDTVYIGGTLAIDQHAQDVIDQDARAAMRRAFTNLGAICRQAGTALTDIVMLTALLTDLDDLDALNEVQAEFFSAPFPPRSTLKVAGLPHGRVELTAVAVVGSGPLVREDS; this is encoded by the coding sequence ATGAGCAACGCCCGTGTCGTGCACTCTCCCGATGCTCCGGACAACACCGGCATCAACGCCGGCAATTTCTCCCAGGCGGCGAGGGTGGGCGATACCGTCTACATCGGCGGCACCCTGGCCATCGACCAACACGCTCAAGACGTCATCGACCAGGATGCGCGCGCGGCGATGCGCCGGGCCTTCACCAATCTCGGCGCGATCTGCCGGCAGGCAGGTACCGCATTGACCGACATCGTCATGCTCACCGCGCTTCTCACCGATCTGGACGATCTGGACGCGCTCAACGAGGTCCAGGCGGAATTCTTCTCGGCGCCGTTCCCGCCGCGCTCCACGCTCAAGGTCGCCGGGCTCCCGCACGGCCGAGTCGAACTCACCGCCGTCGCCGTCGTGGGAAGCGGTCCTCTTGTTCGGGAGGATTCCTGA